The genomic region GCAAAAGCAGAACCGTTAATGGGCGCGTCTGATTCCGGAATGCCCTCACGCCAATCATCCGGGCCCTGTGCTGGATTCTTCAAATCGACCGCGACGATGCGTTTGTTTGGCGCCTGCCAGTTTGTCTCCAAAAATAGTTGATCGCCGGCGATCTGTCCAAAGGTTCGCGCATCAATTTCTTTCTGAATGGCTACGATGGGACCATCCTCCGCTACGTTTTTGAGATAAACTTCTGTTTTCCCGGCAGAGCCGTGTAGCACGTGGATCACCAGGTGGCGGCCGTCATCCGAAAGCCCTGCAAAAATAATTTTGCCCGGATCATAGCCATCGCCAAAGAACTTCTTGTCCTCTGCAGGATCGGTTCCCATTTTGTGAAAATAAAGGCGCGATCCTTCCTTGCCGTGCAGCGTGTAATACATCCCGCTGTTGTCGGGAGTTAAAGCCGCGCCGAAGTAGCGGGCTTTGGGAAATTTATCGGGAAGTTCGGTGCGTTTGTCAACATCCAAAAACCGGAGCTGCACTTCGTCTTCGCCGCCCTCGCGCACACCATAAATCAAAATCTTGCCATCCTTCGAAACGCCCCGAATGTGAACGCTCGTTCTCAAATCATCGCTCATACCATGAGGATCGATCAAAAGCTGATCTTCTCCACCGAGTCCTTCTCTCATATAAATTATGCGAAGGTCCTGATCGGCTGCCCGCTTAGTAAAAAAGTAACGCCCGTTGCGGGCAATGGGTATGCTGATAACATCGATTTTCATCAACTCGGTGAGGCGCTTCTTAAGTTTGTCGCGGCCGGGAAAATCTCCAATAAGGGATTGCGTGTATTTATTCTGCGCATCGATCCAAGTTCGGGTTTCGGAGCTTTGTTGATCCTCGAGCCAGCGATAGGGGTCGACAATTTCAACCCCATGCAGCGTTTCTTTGACATTATCCCGGCGCGTTCCCGGTGGAGTTTTTTTATCCCCGCCATACGCCCAAAGCAAAGAGCCGCTGAGCAAAAATAACAACGACCAGCTTTTTAGCTGGAATTTAAGATTGGATTGAGTTAGGATTTTTCGCATTTTATATTCCTCCAGATTTTGTCGTTGGATTACCAAATTATTCAATGGAATATCAAAAATCAGGTTTAAATCAAGTGTTTGGGGTATTTAAGTATCGGGTGTTTAAGTTGAACTTTCTGAAGACTTGAACACTATAAAGCTTTTTAGAACAGCCTTTCAGATAAACTTACCTCCATTTTTTCCTACGCAATTTTCTCACCAAAGGGTAAAAGAGCATCAGAGAGCTTTAAAATATCTTCAGAAGTCATTTTTTTTGATGAAGGTATAAGTCGCAATAATAGAAATTCTTCTTTCCCACAAACTTTTTGATTTAGCCAGTTGATAAAGCCGCTTCCTGTCCCGCTCAAATAAATATCCCCCAACGATTTGATGGGCAGAGCTGTCAATCAGATCCCAATTGTTGATAGTATCGGTGTGACCTAAATATGCGTCATAGATATTCTTCCTCTCTTTATCACTTCCTTTTTTAAAAAGGGCCACCAACATAAACAAAGCCAGGAGACGTTCATTCGTGGTACTTCGATTTCAGTAATTCGAGAATTTGCCTGAGCGCCAACCCTCGAAATTTTCTTGCAACTTTGCGCGTTACCGGCACCCGAATTCCGAGAAATATGTCGCCTTCACCGTATTCTCCAGGGCCGGTTTTAATCACTGATTTTCACCGACTACACAAAAAACTAATACTCGTTAAATTTATCATCTTCTTTTGGCAATTTTATCTCCTGCTTAACCAGATCCTTCCAAACAGACATAATCATGGAATCTGCCTTAGCAGCCTTTAGTCGGTCTATAACCGGGCCAGTGTCGCTTTTGAGTTCAGGGAATCTCAGCAACAACATCATCAAATCCCGCCAGTCCGTCCCGGATTTCGGCTGGCCACGTCTCTTATGGTAAGCTATCACTTTGCGAGCGATTAGCTCTTCCGGCGCGGCCACGAGTACTTTGGCAATCCTCTTTGACAAAGGCAACATTTCGACAGATTGCAAGTCAACCAAATGACGGCTGCCGTTTTTTTGTATTTGAAAAAGACGATAGCCGCGACCTTTACCAACTCGCCGCACCCGCACCGCAATGTGGAACCGATCTTTAAGGTAGTCTTTTAATTCCTGTGCCAGCTCATCGGCACGAACCGAAAGGAGGTCTAAGTCTTGAGTCATGCGCGGCTCTTTTACATACGCATTTACCGCCTGTGCTCCAAACATGACGGCATCATCGCGCCCACGCAAAAATTCCAACAACGCATTTTGAATTTTGGCCAGTGGTAATGTCTCACGCATCATAAACTCCTGAAATGTTAAGGCACCTGCATTGAACATTTACAACTCCATTTCAGCTAATGAATTATTTTTAATGTAACAACTTCTAAGCTTAAAAAACAATAAAAAATTAAGATGCTAAACGTGTTTAAATCTCACCTTTAAGATATCTCTGCCGCTTTCTTTCCTCAAATTTCTCAATCGCGTACCGGAGCATGGTGCGCGGCATTTTCTTGTCATGCTTCCGCAGGTCAAGTAGTTCGGGTTAGTGCAAGCGTAACCGACAAAATAACTTAATCAGCCGGCTCGGAGCCGGGGTTCCATATTGCTCGAAAATAATAGCTGAGTAACAAAAAGAGTGCACCGAAGCCTAAAAATAATAGGATACGCCAGATAGTCTCGAGCTCCGCAAGATCAACTAAGAATAGTTTCCCCACAACTACGACCAGAGTTCCCATAGCGACGGTTCGAAGCTCGCTGTAATCATATCGGAGCCCCACAACAAGCAGGATGATGGTATAAATTCCCCAGAAGATTGTTACATAACCTTGGCCGTTAGGTAGTGAAGACAGCTCTCTAAGGAGCCATCCCAGGAAAGCGATATGGGCCAGAAATCTGTATACCTTTTTTTCTTGAGCTGATTTAAA from candidate division KSB1 bacterium harbors:
- a CDS encoding S9 family peptidase encodes the protein MRKILTQSNLKFQLKSWSLLFLLSGSLLWAYGGDKKTPPGTRRDNVKETLHGVEIVDPYRWLEDQQSSETRTWIDAQNKYTQSLIGDFPGRDKLKKRLTELMKIDVISIPIARNGRYFFTKRAADQDLRIIYMREGLGGEDQLLIDPHGMSDDLRTSVHIRGVSKDGKILIYGVREGGEDEVQLRFLDVDKRTELPDKFPKARYFGAALTPDNSGMYYTLHGKEGSRLYFHKMGTDPAEDKKFFGDGYDPGKIIFAGLSDDGRHLVIHVLHGSAGKTEVYLKNVAEDGPIVAIQKEIDARTFGQIAGDQLFLETNWQAPNKRIVAVDLKNPAQGPDDWREGIPESDAPINGSAFA
- a CDS encoding nucleotidyl transferase AbiEii/AbiGii toxin family protein is translated as MFNAGALTFQEFMMRETLPLAKIQNALLEFLRGRDDAVMFGAQAVNAYVKEPRMTQDLDLLSVRADELAQELKDYLKDRFHIAVRVRRVGKGRGYRLFQIQKNGSRHLVDLQSVEMLPLSKRIAKVLVAAPEELIARKVIAYHKRRGQPKSGTDWRDLMMLLLRFPELKSDTGPVIDRLKAAKADSMIMSVWKDLVKQEIKLPKEDDKFNEY